One window of Melopsittacus undulatus isolate bMelUnd1 chromosome 28 unlocalized genomic scaffold, bMelUnd1.mat.Z SUPER_28_unloc_1, whole genome shotgun sequence genomic DNA carries:
- the LOC101871881 gene encoding histone H1.3-like — MPRGRVTSRSATSSMPQTLPPKRWRPSLSDLILRVVCCSPANKGTSLAVVKKTLAAEGYDVRRNNGRLKTALKSLIKKGVLEQVTGSGASGSFRIAPIGKKHSNTNRRRGRAAGGARRRAGKTKRRRRGVKAAEQRLKKLPRKRGRVKAVVAAQNTVEELAVEAAEAVERAEMAVAEAAMEEAGGDY, encoded by the coding sequence ATGCCAAGGGGGAGAGTCACGTCGCGGTCGGCCACCTCAAGCATGCCGCAAACGCTGCCGCCGAAGCGCTGGCGGCCGTCGCTGTCGGATCTTATTCTCCGCGTAGTCTGCTGCTCACCGGCTAATAAAGGTACCTCGTTAGCTGTCGTTAAGAAGACACTCGCCGCTGAGGGCTACGACGTGCGACGGAATAACGGTCGCCTGAAGACGGCGCTCAAGTCGTTGATCAAGAAGGGTGTCCTGGAGCAGGTGACAGGCAGCGGCGCCTCTGGTTCGTTCCGCATCGCCCCTATCGGTAAGAAGCACTCAAATACAAACAGGCGGCGTGGGAGGGCGGCCGGTGGAGCCCGGCGGCGGGCTGGGAAGACCAAGCGGCGCAGACGCGGTGTTAAAGCCGCCGAGCAGCGGCTGAAGAAGCTGCCTAGAAAGCGGGGAAGGGTCAAGGCAGTGGTCGCAGCACAGAACACAGTAGAAGAACTAGCCGTGGAGGCGGCGGAGGCGGTCGAGCGCGCGGAGATGGCGGTGGCTGAGGCTGCGATGGAGGAGGCTGGGGGTGATTATTAG
- the LOC101871710 gene encoding alpha-1,3-mannosyl-glycoprotein 2-beta-N-acetylglucosaminyltransferase, giving the protein MLKKSSLVLWGAALFIAWNGLLLLFLWSRPASPPDGDLLTAQVIRLAQDAETELERQKQLLHQIHHYSNLWSRRQHRGPVTPKPPPPPPSPAPPHPTDPSSTVLPVLVLACDRSTVRRCLDKLLRYRPSAQQFPVIVSQDCGHAETARVIASYGDAVAHIRQPDLSDIPVPAEHRKFQGYYKIARHYRWALGQVFRTFRYRAAIVVEDDLEVAPDFFEYFQAAFPLLLADRSLWCVSAWNDNGKEQMVDVAQAELLYRTDFFPGLGWLLLAELWDELEPKWPRAFWDDWMRQPEQRRDRSCVRPEVSRTMTFGRKGVSHGQFFDQYLKFIKLNDRFVPFTQLDLSYLKKDEYERSFLPKVYSAPEVRVEELQGNRRRELGTVRLQYSGRDSFKAFAKALGLMDDLKSGVPRAGYRGIVSFVYRGRRVYLAPPSDWTGYDPSWS; this is encoded by the coding sequence ATGCTGAAGAAGAGCAGCTTGGTGCTGTGGGGGGCGGCGCTCTTCATCGCCTGGAAcggcctcctcctcctcttcctctggaGCCGCCCGGCCTCGCCTCCCGACGGCGACCTCCTCACGGCCCAAGTCATCCGCTTGGCCCAGGACGCCGAGACCGAACTGGAGCGCCAgaagcagctcctgcaccagATCCACCACTACAGCAACCTCTGGAGCCGGCGGCAGCACCGCGGCCCCGTCACCCCCAAACCGCCCCCTCCGCCTCCATCCCCGGCCCCACCGCACCCCACTGATCCCAGCAGCACCGTGCTGCCCGTGCTGGTGCTGGCCTGCGACCGCAGCACCGTGCGCCGCTGCCTCGATAAGCTCCTGCGGTACCGGCCCTCGGCGCAGCAGTTCCCCGTCATCGTGAGCCAGGATTGCGGGCACGCTGAGACCGCCAGGGTCATCGCTTCCTATGGGGATGCCGTGGCTCATATCCGGCAGCCGGACCTCAGCGACATCCCGGTGCCTGCGGAGCATAGGAAATTCCAAGGATACTACAAAATCGCCCGGCATTACCGCTGGGCATTGGGGCAGGTTTTCCGCACGTTCCGCTACCGCGCTGCCATCGTGGTGGAGGATGACTTAGAGGTTGCTCCGGATTTCTTTGAGTACTTCCAAGCGGCATTCCCGCTGCTCCTGGCCGACCGCAGCCTGTGGTGCGTGTCCGCTTGGAATGACAACGGCAAGGAGCAGATGGTGGACGTGGCGCAAGCCGAGCTGCTTTACAGGACTGATTTCTTTCCCGGCCTCGGTTGGTTGCTCCTAGCCGAGCTTTGGGATGAACTCGAGCCCAAATGGCCGCGAGCTTTCTGGGACGATTGGATGCGGCAGCCGGAGCAGCGCCGCGATCGCTCCTGCGTGCGGCCCGAGGTGTCCCGTACCATGACGTTCGGTCGCAAAGGTGTGAGCCACGGGCAGTTCTTTGACCAGTATTTAAAGTTCATCAAACTCAACGACCGTTTCGTGCCTTTTACCCAACTGGATCTTTCTTACCTCAAAAAGGACGAGTACGAACGTTCCTTCCTCCCTAAGGTTTACTCCGCTCCGGAGGTGAGGGTGGAAGAGCTCCAGGGGAACCGGCGCCGGGAGCTGGGCACCGTCCGCCTCCAGTACAGCGGCCGTGACTCCTTCAAGGCCTTCGCCAAAGCTTTGGGGCTGATGGACGACCTCAAGTCCGGCGTCCCCCGCGCCGGCTACCGCGGCATCGTCAGCTTCGTCTATAGGGGACGGCGCGTTTACCTGGCGCCCCCCTCGGACTGGACGGGATACGATCCCAGCTGGAGTTAG